The Emcibacteraceae bacterium genome contains a region encoding:
- a CDS encoding SDR family oxidoreductase, with protein MSLSNKHAVVTGGATGIGLAITMALVAEGARVTIMGRNKDRLEKVAKTNDKIFADQVDVTDPKSVEQAFLNASGRATISILVNNAGAAKAAPFNKTSLEDWENTLAVNLTSVYLTTSAAYNDIINTDHGRIINIASTAGVEGCAYTTAYSASKHGVVGLTKSLALELTKTNVTVNAICPGYTNTEMVEQSIINVMEKTGRNRQDALAGILKAANQKRLVEPEEIAELVIKLCQTKNDNINGQAIVIDGN; from the coding sequence ATGTCATTATCCAATAAACACGCAGTGGTCACCGGCGGTGCAACAGGTATTGGTCTGGCTATCACTATGGCTCTGGTGGCCGAAGGGGCACGCGTGACCATAATGGGCAGAAATAAGGACCGACTGGAAAAGGTCGCAAAAACAAATGACAAAATTTTTGCTGATCAGGTTGACGTAACCGATCCAAAAAGTGTGGAACAGGCCTTCCTAAATGCGTCCGGGCGGGCAACAATTTCCATTCTGGTCAATAACGCCGGCGCGGCCAAAGCGGCACCTTTTAATAAAACGTCGCTTGAAGACTGGGAAAATACTTTGGCCGTAAATTTAACCAGCGTCTATCTGACCACCAGTGCCGCTTATAATGACATTATTAACACCGATCATGGCCGTATTATTAATATTGCCAGTACCGCAGGGGTCGAAGGCTGCGCCTATACCACCGCTTATTCCGCTTCCAAACACGGGGTGGTGGGACTGACAAAATCGCTAGCGCTCGAGCTTACTAAAACCAATGTCACCGTCAATGCCATTTGCCCGGGCTATACCAATACCGAAATGGTTGAGCAATCAATTATAAATGTTATGGAAAAAACTGGCAGAAACAGGCAGGATGCGTTAGCAGGCATTTTAAAAGCCGCTAACCAGAAGCGGTTGGTTGAGCCCGAAGAAATTGCAGAACTGGTGATAAAACTATGTCAGACAAAAAACGATAATATTAATGGACAGGCCATTGTGATAGACGGTAATTGA